The nucleotide window CACGCCCGTACATAGGAAAGTGATCGCGCATGCCATCAGGGCAACCAAGCCAAGTTCGCGCAGGGGAACCCCCACGCCGCCGACACCCATTTACAGCTCCACGCCTAGGATCTCGCTGAGATGCTCGGCCGGCACCGCACCTTCACGCAGAATTTTCGGTTGCCTGTCAGTGAGGTCAATGATCGTCGACGGAGTGCGCTGGGCACAGGTACCGCCATCGAGGTAGACAGCTACGGATTCACCCAATTGGTCTTTGGCTTCCTGGCAGGTCGTTGCTGGAGGCTGACCTGAAATGTTGGCACTGGATACTGCCATCGGCCCAGTTTTTTGCAGCAATTCGATAGCCACGGGGTGTGCCGGCATCCGTAGCATCACAGATCCATAGGTGTTGCCGAGATCCCACGGCAGACTTGGAGCTTGAGGCATGACAATGCTTAAGCCGCCAGGCCAGCAAGCACGCACCAGGGTTTGTGCCTGCGGAGTATAGAACTGCACTAGTCCAGCGATCGTGTCCCAGCTGCCTACGAGCACAGGCACCGGCATGTCGGGGCCTCTTCCTTTCGCTGCAAGCAGTTTGCGCACGGCGTCAGGATTGAATGCGTCGCAGCCAATGCCGTAGAGAGTATCTGTCGGCAAGACCACCAAGCGGCCGTCTTCAACAGCACTGGCTGCAGTGTTGATTCCCCTAGCGCGTTCAGCTGCATCAGATTGTGCCCCGGAAATGGAGCAATCGTAGGTCTGGCTCATGGTCTCTTATGCTACCTTTTGCGCGACGACGAAGCGCCGCCGGCCTGTGAAATCTTCAAGCGCCGCGATATCGACCAGCCCGGCATCCGCGCAGGCCTGGCACACCAGCTCGCTCGTTGTGTCATCGTGCTCGATGCCCACCCATCCACCAGGCTTCAGCAGGCGCACCACCTGGGGAAGCATCCCACGAATGACAGTCATTCCGTCTTCACCTGAAAACACTGCTGACGCCGGGTCCCACCCTGTTTCCACGTCGACCTCACTGCCTACAGGAACATACGGTGGGTTGGCGACAATCAGATCAACACGACCCGCCAGATGTTCAAGCTGTTGTATTGGCGCGCACACATCCGACTGCACCACTTCGACGCCATAATCACAGGTATTTCTGCGTGTGTATTCGAGCGCATCCCGTGACAATTCGACCGCGTAGACCGTCGGTTGAAGGTCCGACTGGGTCGCAATATAGGCGGCGAGTGCGCCGGACCCGGAGCACAAGTCGACCACCACTGGTCGTGGTGACGGATTACTGGCAAGGTGGCGAACCGCCCAATCCGCAAGGACTTCGGTTTCTGGCCGGGGTACGAATACACCCGGGCCCACGGCCAAATCCAGCGGTCCAAATGGCGCGGACCCCACGATGTGCTGCAGGGGTTCCCTTGCTGCACGCCGACGCAACGCGGCGTCAAAACATTGTTGCTGAGACTCCGATGGAACCAAGTCGCTGAAGCCGGTCTGCAGGGCTGGAACACCGCAACAGTGCTCCGCCAATACTTGGGCATCGGAACGTGGCGAGGCCACCCCAGCAGTCGCCAGAGTGGCCTCGGCACCGCGCACAAGCTGCGCTAGAGTCGCCATTTAAAACACCGACCGAAACACGATCAACGCCGGATTATTCGGCCTCAAGGCGAGCTGCTCGATCTGCTGCCTGCAAAGCAGTAAACAGATCTTCTAGGTCACCGTTGAGGACTGAATCAAGGTTATTGGCCTTGTAACCAATGCGGTGGTCACTGACACGGTTTTCGGGCCAGTTGTAGGTGCGAATGCGCTCCGAACGATCCATGGTGCGGATCTGGGCAGCGCGACCAGCGGCTGCTTCGGCGTCGGCTTCTTCCTCGGCCAACTGCTGCAAACGCGCAGCCAACACCTGCATAGCGCGTGCCTTGTTCTGAATCTGCGAACGTTCCTTTTGACAGGTCACGACAATGCCAGTCGGCAAGTGGGTAATACGCACCGCCGAGTCAGTGGTGTTGACGCCCTGGCCGCCTTTGCCAGAAGAACGGTACACGTCGACGCGGATGTCTTTGTCGTCAATTTCGACTTCTGCGACCTCATCGGGTTCTGGATAGACCAGCACGCCGGCAGCCGAGGTTTGAATGCGGCCCTGGGACTCGGTGACGGGCACACGCTGCACACGGTGCACCCCGCCCTCGAACTTAAATACGCTCCACGCACCATCACGAGACGGCTGCTTGGATCGAATGGTCATAGTCATGTCTTTGACACCACCAAGGTCGGACTCGTTAACGCCCAGAACCTCGGTAGTAAATCCGTGACGCTCAGCGTAACGCTGGTACATCCGCGCCAGCTCGCCAGCGAACAGGGCAGCTTCCTCGCCACCCGCGCCGGACTTGATTTCCATGACGACGTCGTCACCATCGTGCGGGTCACGAGGCGCCAGAAGGTCAGCGAGTTTTTCCTCGAGGGCCACCTCTTCACCAGCCAAACGCTCAGCCTCGGCGGCAAATTCGGAGTCCTCGTGCGCCATTTCATTGGCAGCACCCAGGTCATCACGCACACGCTCTAGTTCAGTGTGCACCTTGATGATCGGTTGGAGCTCAGAGTAGCGTTTGCCGACACGGCGCGCAGCCGCGGCGTCATTATGCAGTTCGGGGTCAGCGAGTTGCGCTTCCAACCCTTGGTATTCGGCAAGGATGTCGTCAACTGCCGACACCTGGTGCCCAGATGCGGAAGCCATAGCCTAGTTCTCCTCGTCCTCAGCGGCAGCAAGAGGCGCCGAAGATGCAAGCTGCATCATGAACTCAGCGTTGTTCTTCGTCTTCTTCAGCTGCTTGATCAACAAATCAATCGCCTGCTGGTTATCCAATGCGGACAGGATGCGGCGCAGCTTGTGCATCAAACGTGCCTCATCGGGTCCCAAAAGCAGCTCGTCCTTGCGGGTACCGGAGGGGTTGACGTCCACAGCCGGGAACACGCGACGCTCGGAGATCTTGCGGTCCAGTTTCAGTTCCGCGTTACCAGTACCCTTGAACTCCTCAAAGATCACAGTGTCACCGGCGGAACCGGTTTCGACCATCGCAGTCGCGATGATGGTCAAGGAGCCGCCATTTTCAATGTTGCGGGCTGCGCCAAGGAATCGCTTCGGCGGGTACAAGGCGTTGGAGTCCACACCACCGGACAGGATACGACCGGATGCCGGGGAACTGTTGTTGTACGCACGACCCAGACGGGTAATCGAGTCGAGAAGAACGACGACGTCTTGCCCCTGCTCAACCAGGCGCTTGGCACGCTCGATCGCAAGCTCGGCGA belongs to Corynebacterium argentoratense DSM 44202 and includes:
- a CDS encoding L-threonylcarbamoyladenylate synthase, with amino-acid sequence MSQTYDCSISGAQSDAAERARGINTAASAVEDGRLVVLPTDTLYGIGCDAFNPDAVRKLLAAKGRGPDMPVPVLVGSWDTIAGLVQFYTPQAQTLVRACWPGGLSIVMPQAPSLPWDLGNTYGSVMLRMPAHPVAIELLQKTGPMAVSSANISGQPPATTCQEAKDQLGESVAVYLDGGTCAQRTPSTIIDLTDRQPKILREGAVPAEHLSEILGVEL
- the prfA gene encoding peptide chain release factor 1; translation: MASASGHQVSAVDDILAEYQGLEAQLADPELHNDAAAARRVGKRYSELQPIIKVHTELERVRDDLGAANEMAHEDSEFAAEAERLAGEEVALEEKLADLLAPRDPHDGDDVVMEIKSGAGGEEAALFAGELARMYQRYAERHGFTTEVLGVNESDLGGVKDMTMTIRSKQPSRDGAWSVFKFEGGVHRVQRVPVTESQGRIQTSAAGVLVYPEPDEVAEVEIDDKDIRVDVYRSSGKGGQGVNTTDSAVRITHLPTGIVVTCQKERSQIQNKARAMQVLAARLQQLAEEEADAEAAAGRAAQIRTMDRSERIRTYNWPENRVSDHRIGYKANNLDSVLNGDLEDLFTALQAADRAARLEAE
- a CDS encoding N5-glutamine methyltransferase family protein, whose translation is MATLAQLVRGAEATLATAGVASPRSDAQVLAEHCCGVPALQTGFSDLVPSESQQQCFDAALRRRAAREPLQHIVGSAPFGPLDLAVGPGVFVPRPETEVLADWAVRHLASNPSPRPVVVDLCSGSGALAAYIATQSDLQPTVYAVELSRDALEYTRRNTCDYGVEVVQSDVCAPIQQLEHLAGRVDLIVANPPYVPVGSEVDVETGWDPASAVFSGEDGMTVIRGMLPQVVRLLKPGGWVGIEHDDTTSELVCQACADAGLVDIAALEDFTGRRRFVVAQKVA